Genomic DNA from Setaria italica strain Yugu1 chromosome V, Setaria_italica_v2.0, whole genome shotgun sequence:
CGAAAGAGTTTCCAAAGCGTACCTGAGAAATGGCAGAGGAGCCGCAGCCagaggtcgccgccgcgcccgccgcggccgaggTGGCCGTGCccgaggcggcgccggcagaGGCGGAGAAGAAGGCGGAGGTgcctgcggcggcggaaggcgaggccgaggcggaggcggagaagaaggCTGATGAGGCGGCGGTCACCGCCGACGATGCGGGGGCCGGCTCGTTCAAGGAGGAGAGCAACCTTGTGGAAGACCTGCCCGACCCGGAGAAGAAGGCGCTTGACGAGTTCAAGCAGCTGATcgtcgccgccctcgccgccggtgaGTTCAACctgccacccccgccgccgccgccaaaagCCAAGGAGGAACCCAAGGCCGAGGAGACCAAGACGGAGGAACCCAAGGCTGAGGAACCGGCCAAGGAAGAGCCCAAGACCGAGGAGCCGGCCAaggctgaggcggcggcggaggtgcccAAGACCGAGGAACCGGCCAaggctgaggcggcggcggaggaggccaaCGCCGAGGCGGCTGCGGAAGCCCCGGCGGAGGAGGCCAAGACGGAGGCGCCGGTCGAGGAGACCAAGGCCGAGGCAGTTGCCGAGGAGGCCAAGCCAGCCGAACCGGAGCCAGAATGGAAGACTGTTGTGGCCGCCGTGGCGGAGAGCGCCACCAAGACGGTGGAGGCAATCGAGGAAACCgtcgtgcccgccgccgccgccgccaccgccgccacctcggaGGTGGCAGCGGAACCGGATGCCgaagcggaggccgcggcgccTGAGCCTGTGCTGATCTGGGGCGTGCCGCTGGTGGGCGACGACGAGCGCACGGACACGGTGCTGCTCAAGTTCCTGCGCGCGCGGGAGTTCAAGGTGAAGGAGGCCATGGCGATGCTCAAGTCCACGGTGCTGTGGCGCAAGCGCTTCGGCATCACCTCGCTCCTCGAAGCCGACCTCGGCCTGCCGGAGCTGGAGAGCGTGGTGTTCTACCGCGGCGCCGACCGCGAGGGCCACCCCGTGTGCTACAACGTCTACGGCGAGTTCCAGGACAAGGATCTCTACGAGAAGGCCTTCGGCGACGAGGAGAAGCGGGAGCGCTTCCTCAAGTGGCGCATCCAGCTGCTGGAGCGTGGCATCCTGTCGAAGCTGGACTTCGCGCCCAGCGGCATCTGCTCCATGGTGCAGGTCACTGACCTCAAGAACTCGCCGCCCATGCTCGGCAAGCACCGCGCCGTCACCCGCCAGGCCGTCACGCTGCTCCAGGACAACTACCCCGAGTTCATTGCCAAGAAGGTAACGGCTCTCAGCATCAATTGAATTGTTGATTTGGAATTTTGTAGCTGCATGATTAGGACTCAACGTTGCCACAATGATTCGAAATTTTAGTTCTGTGATGTGAAAGATTCCAATTTGCGCAAATGTAGTTTAACGTTGGGACTGAATGATTGGGCCAAGGTTTATTCTTCGGGTTGAACCTTTATGGTGTCGTGGACTTTTTTTTACTCTGATCTGGCTGTTTTGAGTTGACTGTTGTCGTTTGGTGTGTGGTTTGGTAATCATAATGTAGGTTGGATCTTTTCCCTTAGTTACTAGGTCCTGTTTGTTTCTGCCCTCCTAAAATTTAAGTCCTTCCACATGGTCAAGCCTGGGCAACTGCCTGTTGAGACATTGTTCGCTGTTAGAGCGAACGAGCTGAAGTTGATTACATCCCGAGAAGTTTCTTCAAATGTGGAATAGAATTTTAAATTTGTTTGGTTCACCTTGTGCAGGTGTTCATCAATGTGCCATGGTGGTATCTCGCTGCCAACAAGATGATGAGCCCATTCCTTACACAGCGCACCAAGAGCAAGTTCGTTTTTGCTAGCCCGGCCAAGTCTGCAGAGACTCTCTTCAGGTTGGAACCAAAAAATTTGGCAGTTAGTGTTTATTTGATCTTCAAGGCACTATATTCCTAATGTATTGGCAATCTTATCTCTCAACATTCAGATACATTGCGCCCGAGCAAGTTCCTGTCCAATTTGGAGGCCTCTTCAAGGAGGATGATCCTGAATTCACTACCTCCGACGCTGTCACTGAGCTCACTATCAAACCCTCTTCCAAAGAAACCGTTGAGATCCCTGTCACCGAGGTTTGTCCTTACTAGATGTTGGATTTAAAATGTTTTATTTCACTTCTCATGAACATTGCAGAGTGCTCATGGATTGTTGTTACTAACCGCTGTTTGCAAATGTACAATCTTTGCAGAACTCCACAATTGTATGGGAACTCCGGGTGCTCGGTTGGGAGGTGAGCTATGGGGCCGAGTTCACCCCCGAGGCTGAGGGTGGATACACTGTCATTGTTCAGAAAACAAGGAAGGTGCCTGCCAATGAGGAACCAATCATGAAGGGAAGCTTCAAGGTTGGAGAGCCCGGCAAGCTCGTGCTAACTATCAACAACCCTGcatccaagaagaagaagctcctTTACAGATCGAAGGTGAAGAGCACCAGCGATTGAGTCCTACAGTTACATGATCAACATTTCATCTGAGCATGATAGAAGAGAGAAGAAACCTCTTGGTTTGGTTCGTTAATTTATTGGGTTTTGCTGGTTTTTGGTTCACATTCTATATTTTGTTTGGTTAAACCAAAGTGAGCTTGTTTTTGTGATAGTAGCTGGGAAGAAGTATAATGACGTTGTGGTGGATGGTTGTT
This window encodes:
- the LOC101772986 gene encoding patellin-3: MAEEPQPEVAAAPAAAEVAVPEAAPAEAEKKAEVPAAAEGEAEAEAEKKADEAAVTADDAGAGSFKEESNLVEDLPDPEKKALDEFKQLIVAALAAGEFNLPPPPPPPKAKEEPKAEETKTEEPKAEEPAKEEPKTEEPAKAEAAAEVPKTEEPAKAEAAAEEANAEAAAEAPAEEAKTEAPVEETKAEAVAEEAKPAEPEPEWKTVVAAVAESATKTVEAIEETVVPAAAAATAATSEVAAEPDAEAEAAAPEPVLIWGVPLVGDDERTDTVLLKFLRAREFKVKEAMAMLKSTVLWRKRFGITSLLEADLGLPELESVVFYRGADREGHPVCYNVYGEFQDKDLYEKAFGDEEKRERFLKWRIQLLERGILSKLDFAPSGICSMVQVTDLKNSPPMLGKHRAVTRQAVTLLQDNYPEFIAKKVFINVPWWYLAANKMMSPFLTQRTKSKFVFASPAKSAETLFRYIAPEQVPVQFGGLFKEDDPEFTTSDAVTELTIKPSSKETVEIPVTENSTIVWELRVLGWEVSYGAEFTPEAEGGYTVIVQKTRKVPANEEPIMKGSFKVGEPGKLVLTINNPASKKKKLLYRSKVKSTSD